Proteins from a single region of Papaver somniferum cultivar HN1 unplaced genomic scaffold, ASM357369v1 unplaced-scaffold_79, whole genome shotgun sequence:
- the LOC113344542 gene encoding F-box/LRR-repeat protein At3g58900-like, with translation MIGKAEDRISNLPDSLVYHILSFLETKDVARTCVLSHRWNHIWTSFPNLEFVWDGWSKPRYLTDKFIDYADGTVRRRCLSDNDIHKFHITTSEHLDETLVKSWISEVVRHNVKDFSLFLCANDPSCIPQSIFTCASLTSFQLTFFPGDIDFPEYISFPRLKHLRLEHIEVTNQCWCKKVFPNCPVLEELYLENCQFSEPSFCISIPTIKILSIDHCHGLDESALKIQAPRLMTFYYTGYVAKEYIFSSFLTLEEAVVYLYAPCPMEDKAHYAEVVRQFLRDLTHVKCLTVKNPPYQAKYLPGNSPVYHNIKQLKITQGVTSDAAVIAFLKVTPNLESLVIEKREPYCVNVCDHKNHDNEDDGLTLDMLDTGCLFLHLKSVCFMPIIWGPKEIRFLKVILRNARALQSLTVYHDNSRRPLKVAELELMVQIQSFPRASESCTFKISLGSQ, from the exons ATGATTGGCAAGGCAGAAGACAGGATCAGTAACTTACCCGACTCACTTGTTTACCATATACTATCGTTCCTTGAAACCAAGGATGTTGCTCGTACTTGCGTATTATCTCACAGATGGAATCACATTTGGACCTCATTCCCTAACCTTGAATTTGTGTGGGATGGATGGTCTAAACCCAGATACTTGACTGATAAATTCATAGATTATGCGGATGGGACAGTGCGTCGTCGTTGTTTGTCAGATAATGATATACACAAGTTCCATATCACAACATCTGAGCATTTGGATGAAACTCTTGTAAAATCATGGATCTCCGAAGTAGTAAGGCACAATGTCAaagattttagtttatttttatgcGCAAACGATCCCTCCTGTATTCCCCAATCCATTTTTACTTGTGCATCACTCACGTCCTTTCAACTAACATTTTTTCCTGGTGATATCGATTTTCCTGAATATATCTCATTTCCAAGACTCAAACACCTTCGGCTTGAACATATTGAGGTTACCAATCAGTGCTGGTGTAAGAAAGTTTTTCCAAATTGTCCTGTCCTTGAAGAACTGTACCTGGAGAACTGCCAATTTTCTGAGCCTAGTTTCTGTATTTCAATTCCTACAATTAAAATTTTGAGCATTGATCATTGTCATGGTTTAGACGAGTCTGCTCTCAAAATCCAGGCGCCAAGGCTTATGACTTTCTATTACACGGGCTATGTTGCAAAAGAATATATATTTTCTAGTTTTCTTACGCTAGAGGAAGCAGTTGTTTACTTGTATGCTCCATGCCCTATGGAGGACAAGGCACATTATGCTGAAGTAGTAAGACAGTTTCTTCGAGACCTTACACATGTAAAATGTCTAACCGTTAAGAACCCACCCTACCAG GCTAAATATCTTCCAGGGAATTCGCCAGTGTATCATAATATCAAACAGTTGAAAATAACTCAAGGAGTGACCTCTGATGCAGCAGTAATTGCTTTTCTCAAAGTAACCCCTAATCTGGAATCGCTCGTAATTGAAAAG agGGAGCCTTATTGTGTTAATGTTTGCGACCACAAGAACCATGATAATGAAGACGATGGTTTGACACTTGATATGCTGGATACCGGATGTTTGTTTCTACACCTTAAATCAGTTTGCTTTATGCCTATTATTTGGGGCCCAAAGGAGATTCGTTTTTTGAAAGTGATTTTGAGGAACGCAAGAGCTTTGCAATCATTGACTGTCTATCATGATAACTCAAGACGCCCTCTAAAAGTGGCAGAACTAGAACTTATGGTGCAGATACAAAGTTTTCCAAGAGCCTCAGAAAGTTGCACGTTTAAAATCTCTCTTGGAAGTCAGTAA
- the LOC113344594 gene encoding F-box protein At3g07870-like yields MGNFDMLPENMMLEILSRVPTEYVLECKLVSKPWRDLVQLPSLSQMHLDHHLSDSSAGKLISFIFSCRESKIKEFYYSEYDESCQEAPFNRRTRINLGPPFENNSIIGSCNGLVCFSRRVRKTFREWDYGPAYICNPITREYIILSNFQGFYMWIGFGYSRLSNEYKVVRICESEGEDSNVGIVQVYTLGSGNGWRNAGTIDITMDQVCNGVFVNEALHWADEEGTVIFAFDLADENFSQLPPPPPCLRRPGVPCIDAELRVLGGFLSVTYYYDTDDTDDCDILLLKKNKDNNAFSWSKEFSLDNDTLLPLEFTKSGRFLGYRNSKIYSYDPKASSPKMDVSFGKCIYQAIHHKNTLVSLKVLGEMDTKAMESCDKEQ; encoded by the coding sequence atgGGGAACTTTGATATGCTTCCTGAAAATATGATGTTAGAAATATTATCTCGTGTTCCAACTGAATATGTTTTAGAATGCAAGTTGGTATCAAAACCTTGGAGAGATCTGGTTCAACTTCCATCCTTGTCTCAAATGCACTTGGATCATCATCTCAGTGATTCTTCTGCTGGTAAgttgatttcttttattttcagttGTCGTGAATCAAAGATTAAAGAATTTTATTATAGTGAGTATGATGAAAGTTGTCAAGAGGCACCCTTTAATAGAAGAACAAGGATAAATTTAGGCCCTCCATTTGAGAATAATTCTATTATTGGTTCTTGCAATGGTTTAGTTTGTTTCAGtagaagggttagaaaaacaTTTCGTGAATGGGATTATGGACCTGCTTATATTTGTAATCCAATTACTAGAGAGTATATCATACTTTCAAATTTTCAAGGATTCTACATGTGGATTGGATTTGGTTATAGTCGTCTgtccaatgagtacaaggttgttaggATATGTGAGTCCGAGGGAGAAGATTCAAATGTTGGAATTGTTCAGGTATATACTCTGGGAAGTGGAAATGGATGGAGAAATGCAGGAACGATAGACATCACTATGGACCAGGTTTGTAATGGTGTGTTTGTAAATGAAGCACTTCATTGGGCGGACGAAGAAGGAACCGttatttttgcttttgatttGGCTGATGAAAATTTTAGTcagcttccaccaccaccaccttgttTGAGACGACCTGGTGTGCCATGTATTGATGCTGAACTAAGGGTTTTAGGTGGTTTTCTAAGTGTTACTTACTATTATGATACTGATGATACTGATGACTGTGAcatattgttgttgaagaagaacaaaGATAACAATGCCTTTAGCTGGAGTAAAGAGTTTAGTCTCGACAATGACACATTGCTGCCATTAGAGTTTACTAAGAGTGGTAGGTTTCTGGGATATAGGAATTCCAAGATTTATAGTTACGATCCAAAAGCTTCATCTCCCAAAATGGATGTGAGTTTTGGCAAGTGTATTTATCAAGCAATCCATCACAAAAATACTTTAGTTTCATTAAAGGTGTTAGGAGAGATGGATACAAAAGCAATGGAATCATGTGACAAAGAACAGTGA